TTTTCAATTGAGCCCACAATTATCAAAAACGTGTCCCCTTCCTTATCAACAAGGCAGGGGACACGTTTTTAATCATCCGCATTTTCACTCAACAGTTTCATCAGCTGCTTTTCATTCTTCTTCGAAGTCATCATGTACAGGATGTCATTTTCTTTTAACGCCGTTTCCCCTGAAGGGGTGATGAGATCCTCATCCCGAATAATGGCATTGACTAAAACACCTTTTGGGAAGTCTATTTCCATCAATGTCTTTCCTTCCACTAACGTATTCTTCTTCACCTGGTATTCCACCATTTCGACATTGGTTTTTCCAACTGAAATCAGTTCAAACGTATGGAAAGGAACCGTTTTTTCAGGGCCTGTAAGACCAAGCGATGAACGTGATAAACGCAGTACCTGTTTAACTGCTCTTTGAATGAACCTTTGCCGGCTGAAGCTTGTTCACCGCTTCATGCAACACCCAGATCTGCGAGGTGTTAAACGGGTGGTCCTGAGGCAGTTTATGGGCATGATCTTTCGGAAGATCAAGCCAGACGTAGACGACATCCGAAACTTCCTCCTGATGAAGCACCTGCCCCTGTCTCACGGTCTCCCAGAGACCCGGTTGTTCAAAGTAGTCATCCCAAGGATAGATAACCT
This genomic window from [Bacillus] selenitireducens MLS10 contains:
- a CDS encoding TrkA C-terminal domain-containing protein, translated to MVEYQVKKNTLVEGKTLMEIDFPKGVLVNAIIRDEDLITPSGETALKENDILYMMTSKKNEKQLMKLLSENADD